TTTCTTGGTTAGAACCTTTTCGACCTTGGTTGATTGGAATAACTGTAGTCGTTTTAGCTTTTGCATGGTATCAGAAATTGAGACCAAGAACTGAGGAAGAAATTGCTTGTAATTGTGATGAGGACAAACCTTCTTTTTGGCATTCAAAGAAATTCCTTGGTATAGTGACGGTATTTGCAGCGATCATGCTTGCATTCCCTTATTACTCGGATGCCTTTTACCCTGAAACCAAACTATCAGTATCAGATAATGTCAATCTCGAATCAACCTACGAAATCAAAATTACTGGAATGACCTGCACGGGATGTGAAGAACATGTGAAACTTGAAATTGGAAAACTACCTGGCATTTCTGGTTTAGAGGTTTCTTATGAAAAAGCGAATGCAGTGGTAACTTTTGATGAATCTAAAACAGACATTGAGAAAGTAAAATCGGCTGTTGACAAAACAGGTTACAAAGTAGAATCAGTAAACAAATCAAAATGAGTGAAGTAGTTCTTAAATCAACAATTACTTGTCCTAAGTGTGGACATCAAAAAGAAGAAACCATGCCAACAGATGCATGTCAGTATTTCTATGAATGCGAAAACTGTAAAGAAGTACTTAAACCCATACAAGGTGATTGTTGCGTTTATTGCTCTTATGGTACAGTAGCTTGCCCACCAATCCAAGAAGGTGGTAAAAGTTCATGTTGTGGGTAAATCAGACAATCAAAATAAAGAGAGCAGCAAAGTTAGGTGGGTTCGCACATGCCCACCGCACAACCGGATTGCCAAGGTCAAGCCCTACGGGTTTTGATAAAAACCTCCACCCTACGGGTAGTATTTTTCCCAAAAACCTTGTCAACCGTGCCACACCCACCTTTTCAAGAGCTTTCTCTTTTCTTTTTTTCCCTTTTTTCTTTTCTCTTTTGAAAATGTCTGTGCGAAGCGCAGCGAGCATAATTCTAATGGCTTGCTATATGAAATCGTTTCGCTTGAAAACACACAGACTAGGAACCACCTACAACAAACCCCATTTCTTTATCCTGAATAAAGGATTGAACAGTGGAAAACCTCTTTGCACACCTTGCCCGAATTGCTTTGTATGTCTTTTGGAAAATGAGGCAGATAGAGAGTTTCTGTATTGGCTATGCTTCGGACTGTGGAGGTCTAAGTCATTCCATTTCTATTTGAAAGGCTCGGTGATTCCATTCATAACTATTGACGAGATCCGAAAGGTTATAAGAGAAAGTGAAGTCAAAGCAAGCACCAAAGAGAAGGCATTTGAAAAGTCGATTCAGGCACTAAAACTATTGGATGTCAACGAGCAAAAAATCAAGCTCACCTTAAAAATGATAGATACTGCCAGGCAGTCAATATTCCACAACCTAATGAAGGAAACAGGGGCAGGATAGCTTCTTGATCTGACAAAAGAACAGGGCAACAAAGGCAAAATAAAGCACACCAAAGCAACAGCACCT
Above is a genomic segment from Cryomorphaceae bacterium 1068 containing:
- the merTP gene encoding mercuric transport protein MerTP translates to MTNKKSSSLVMTSVLTAISASLCCITTVLALLAGSSGVAATFSWLEPFRPWLIGITVVVLAFAWYQKLRPRTEEEIACNCDEDKPSFWHSKKFLGIVTVFAAIMLAFPYYSDAFYPETKLSVSDNVNLESTYEIKITGMTCTGCEEHVKLEIGKLPGISGLEVSYEKANAVVTFDESKTDIEKVKSAVDKTGYKVESVNKSK